A window from Populus trichocarpa isolate Nisqually-1 chromosome 3, P.trichocarpa_v4.1, whole genome shotgun sequence encodes these proteins:
- the LOC7479211 gene encoding protein NRT1/ PTR FAMILY 6.3 produces MSLPETQGKTLPDAWDCKGRPAERSKTGGWTSAAMILGGEAMERLTTLGIAVNLVTYLTGTMHLGNATSANTVTNFLGTSFMLCLLGGFIADTFLGRYLTIAIFATVQATGVTILTISTVVPSLRPPKCVDNTDCIPANGEQLTVLYLALYLTALGTGGLKSSVSGFGSDQFDDTDPKERKQMLNFFNWFFFLISLGALCAVTVLVYIQDNLGREWGYGICACAIVLGLIVFLSGTRRYRFRKLVGSPLTQIATVFVSAWRKRHMELPSDVSLLYNVDDVEEGSKEKKQKLPHTKQFRFLDKAAIKGLEVGKVNKWNLANLTDVEEVKMVIRMLPIWATTVIFWTVYAQMTTFSVSQATTMDRRIGKSFQIPAASLTVFFVGSILLTVPVYDRIIVPVARRVLKHPQGLTPLRRIGVGLVLSIVAMIAAALTEKKRLRAARLHGLANDPTAEIPLSVFWLVPQFFFVGSGEAFTYIGQLDFFLRECPKGMKTMSTGLFLSTLSLGFFVSSSLVTIVHKVTINKPWLADNLNQGRLHDFYWLLAILSALNFVIYLICARWYVYKDKRLADEGIELDEVDEPTFH; encoded by the exons ATGTCTCTTCCAGAAACACAAGGCAAGACCCTCCCAGATGCCTGGGACTGTAAGGGCCGCCCTGCGGAGCGGTCCAAAACTGGTGGCTGGACCAGTGCTGCCATGATTCTAG GTGGAGAGGCAATGGAGAGACTAACAACACTTGGTATTGCTGTTAATCTGGTGACGTATCTGACTGGTACTATGCATCTGGGCAATGCTACCTCTGCCAACACTGTCACCAACTTCCTTGGAACATCTTTCATGCTTTGTCTGCTTGGTGGTTTTATTGCTGACACCTTTCTTGGAAG GTATCTCACCATCGCCATCTTCGCCACCGTGCAAGCAACG GGTGTCACAATCTTGACAATCTCCACCGTAGTCCCAAGCCTCAGGCCACCAAAATGTGTGGACAACACAGATTGCATCCCTGCGAACGGAGAACAACTCACGGTTCTTTATTTGGCCCTGTACCTCACTGCCCTCGGCACTGGAGGTCTAAAATCAAGCGTCTCAGGATTTGGCTCCGATCAATTCGATGACACGGACCCAAAAGAACGAAAACAGATGCTCAATTTCTTTAACTGGTTCTTCTTTCTAATCAGCCTAGGTGCACTTTGTGCAGTGACAGTTCTGGTTTACATACAAGATAATTTGGGGAGAGAATGGGGATATGGCATATGTGCCTGTGCTATTGTGCTAGGCCTAATTGTGTTCCTTTCTGGCACAAGGCGGTACCGGTTCAGGAAATTGGTGGGTAGTCCATTGACACAGATAGCCACTGTTTTTGTGAGTGCTTGGAGAAAAAGGCACATGGAATTACCTTCAGATGTGTCTCTTCTTTACAACGTTGATGATGTTGAAGAGGGAAGCAAGGAGAAGAAGCAAAAGCTGCCACATACCAAGCAATTCCG TTTCCTGGACAAAGCAGCGATCAAGGGCCTAGAAGTGGGCAAGGTAAACAAGTGGAATTTAGCAAACTTAACAGATGTTGAAGAAGTGAAAATGGTAATTAGAATGTTGCCCATCTGGGCTACTACTGTGATATTTTGGACTGTCTATGCCCAAATGACCACATTTTCTGTGTCACAAGCCACCACCATGGACCGTCGCATTGGAAAATCTTTCCAAATACCTGCAGCATCACTGACGGTCTTCTTTGTTGGTAGCATTCTTTTGACTGTTCCTGTTTATGACCGAATTATCGTCCCAGTTGCCAGAAGAGTGCTTAAGCATCCACAAGGGCTAACCCCATTAAGACGCATAGGAGTCGGCTTGGTTTTATCCATTGTTGCCATGATAGCAGCAGCACTCACTGAAAAGAAGAGGCTGAGAGCCGCGAGATTACATGGTTTGGCTAATGATCCAACGGCCGAGATCCCACTGAGTGTGTTCTGGCTGGTCCCACAATTCTTTTTTGTGGGGTCTGGTGAAGCTTTCACATATATAGGGCAgcttgatttcttcctgagagaGTGTCCAAAGGGGATGAAGACGATGAGCACAGGGCTGTTTCTGAGCACCCTTTCTCTAGGGTTCTTTGTCAGCTCTTCATTGGTTACTATAGTGCACAAGGTGACTATAAACAAGCCATGGTTAGCGGATAATCTAAACCAAGGGAGGCTCCATGATTTCTACTGGTTGTTGGCAATTTTGAGTGCTTTGAACTTTgtcatatatttgatttgtgcCAGATGGTATGTCTACAAGGACAAGAGGCTCGCCGACGAGGGAATTGAACTGGACGAAGTTGATGAGCCCACTTTccactga
- the LOC7465518 gene encoding 14 kDa proline-rich protein DC2.15: MASKSTASVALFLALNLLFFSLVTACGGGCPSPKPKPKPKPKPTPTPSPSGGKCPKDALKLGVCADLLGSLLNVTVGSPPVKPCCSVIQGLLDLEAAVCLCTAIKANILGINLNIPLSLSLLLNVCGKKVPKDFQCS, from the coding sequence ATGGCTTCCAAAAGCACAGCATCAGTTGCTCTCTTTCTTGCACTCAACCTCCTCTTCTTTTCCCTAGTCACGGCCTGTGGAGGGGGTTGCCCGtctccaaaaccaaaaccaaagccAAAGCCAAAGCCAACACCAACACCAAGCCCTTCCGGTGGAAAGTGCCCTAAAGATGCACTTAAATTAGGTGTATGTGCTGATTTGCTCGGTTCATTGCTTAATGTCACCGTTGGCAGTCCCCCTGTAAAGCCTTGCTGCAGTGTCATTCAAGGCCTTCTTGATCTCGAGGCTGCTGTTTGCCTTTGCACTGCCATCAAAGCTAACATCCTGGGTATCAACCTTAACATCCCACTCTCTCTAAGCTTGCTTCTCAATGTCTGTGGAAAGAAAGTCCCCAAAGACTTCCAATGTTCCTAA